A section of the Burkholderia mallei ATCC 23344 genome encodes:
- a CDS encoding helix-turn-helix transcriptional regulator gives MTRRADRLFQIAELLRGRRLTTAQQLADWLSVSPRTVYRDVRDLQLSGVPIEGEAGIGYRLNRAASLPPLTFTAEELAALAAGARMLETWGGARFAGGARSALAKIASAMPADKRATLDRLAVFAPSFHVDRAFSEKVDALHEAVDGRRIVSFAYCDRLGAQTTRHVWPLGLVYWGGRWTIGAWCELRGDFRTFDIARMSEVAVHGPFPDQEGKRLADYLRKANAPVR, from the coding sequence ATGACGCGCCGCGCCGACCGCTTGTTCCAGATCGCCGAATTGCTGCGCGGCCGCCGCCTGACGACCGCGCAGCAGCTCGCCGACTGGCTGTCGGTATCGCCGCGCACCGTGTATCGCGACGTGCGGGATTTGCAACTGTCGGGCGTGCCGATCGAGGGCGAAGCCGGAATCGGCTATCGCCTGAATCGCGCGGCGAGCCTGCCGCCCCTCACGTTCACGGCCGAGGAGCTTGCCGCGCTCGCGGCGGGCGCGCGAATGCTCGAAACATGGGGCGGCGCGCGCTTCGCGGGCGGCGCGCGTTCGGCGCTCGCGAAGATCGCGTCGGCGATGCCCGCCGACAAGCGCGCGACGCTCGATCGGCTCGCCGTGTTCGCGCCGTCGTTTCACGTCGACCGCGCGTTCTCGGAGAAAGTGGATGCGCTGCACGAAGCGGTCGACGGCCGCCGCATCGTCAGCTTCGCGTATTGCGACCGGCTCGGCGCGCAGACGACGCGCCACGTGTGGCCGCTCGGGCTCGTATATTGGGGCGGACGCTGGACGATCGGCGCATGGTGCGAGTTGCGCGGGGATTTCCGCACGTTCGACATCGCGCGCATGAGCGAGGTTGCGGTGCACGGCCCGTTTCCCGATCAGGAGGGCAAGCGGCTCGCCGACTATCTGCGCAAGGCGAACGCGCCCGTGCGCTGA